Proteins encoded together in one Candidatus Reconcilbacillus cellulovorans window:
- a CDS encoding coproporphyrinogen dehydrogenase HemZ, translated as MKVGVELRGFDDFRLDLFHLCRLFAEDAETVWDGAGADCDWRLVLELREQGDLVRVSGELVHLESGSVRRRSSERQLPPVEGERRRRARKLAVLALALQLWEDATGVLQPWGMLTGIRPTKLMHRLLREHPPEESVRQFCELYLASEEKARLLVDIAQRQLAVVPDLFRLEGEVSVYIGIPFCPTHCAYCTFPAYDIRGSAAVDGFVEALADEIAQIGSWLTSAGLAVTTVYWGGGTPTSLSAGQLDRLLSRMYETFPGMNRVRELTVEAGRPDTLSEEKLRVLLEWRVGRISINPQSFRQETLDVIGRRHTVEETVEKFELARRMGFDNINMDLIVGLPDEDVETFRRSLEKVAELRPDSLTVHALSFKRAAEMTKNREAYRTARRDEAAAMMDVAYGFAESEGYRPYYLYRQKNILGNQENVGFALSGKEGIYNIVMMEDCQTIVGLGCGAVSKFVYAADGDSGEPVIERFANPKEPNAYLRTYRDAVRKKIERLERRFVKIL; from the coding sequence ATGAAAGTCGGCGTCGAGCTGCGCGGATTCGACGATTTCCGGCTCGATCTGTTTCATCTGTGCCGTCTGTTCGCGGAAGACGCCGAGACGGTGTGGGACGGCGCCGGAGCGGACTGCGACTGGCGTCTTGTGCTGGAGCTCCGGGAACAAGGCGATCTGGTACGGGTATCGGGCGAACTCGTTCATTTGGAAAGCGGAAGCGTCCGGCGTCGGTCTTCCGAGCGCCAGCTGCCCCCTGTCGAGGGAGAAAGAAGGCGCCGCGCGCGCAAGCTGGCCGTGCTCGCATTGGCGCTCCAACTGTGGGAAGATGCGACGGGTGTGTTGCAGCCTTGGGGCATGTTGACCGGGATTCGCCCGACGAAATTGATGCACCGGCTGTTGCGCGAGCATCCGCCGGAGGAAAGCGTCAGGCAGTTTTGCGAGCTGTATTTGGCATCGGAGGAGAAGGCTCGCCTGCTCGTCGACATTGCGCAGCGGCAGCTTGCCGTCGTGCCGGATCTGTTCCGGCTCGAGGGCGAGGTGAGTGTTTATATCGGCATTCCATTTTGTCCGACGCATTGCGCTTACTGCACGTTTCCGGCCTATGACATCCGCGGTTCGGCGGCCGTCGACGGTTTTGTGGAGGCGCTTGCGGACGAGATCGCGCAGATCGGCAGTTGGCTGACGTCGGCCGGCCTCGCGGTGACGACGGTCTATTGGGGCGGCGGGACGCCGACGAGTTTGTCGGCCGGTCAGCTCGACCGGCTGTTAAGCCGAATGTACGAGACGTTTCCGGGCATGAACCGGGTGCGCGAGCTGACGGTCGAGGCCGGTCGACCGGATACGCTGTCGGAGGAAAAACTGCGGGTTCTTTTGGAATGGCGGGTCGGCCGTATCAGCATCAATCCGCAAAGTTTTCGTCAGGAAACGTTGGACGTCATCGGGCGTCGCCATACGGTGGAGGAGACGGTCGAAAAATTCGAGCTGGCGCGGCGGATGGGGTTCGACAACATCAACATGGACCTGATCGTCGGCTTGCCGGACGAGGATGTCGAGACGTTCCGCCGGTCGCTGGAGAAGGTGGCGGAGCTTCGACCGGATTCGCTGACGGTGCATGCGCTGTCGTTTAAGCGGGCTGCGGAGATGACGAAGAATCGCGAAGCGTACCGCACCGCCCGCCGCGACGAGGCTGCCGCGATGATGGACGTCGCCTACGGATTTGCGGAGTCGGAAGGGTACCGACCGTATTATTTGTATCGTCAAAAAAACATATTGGGCAACCAGGAGAACGTCGGATTTGCACTTTCTGGAAAGGAAGGCATCTATAACATCGTGATGATGGAAGATTGCCAGACGATCGTCGGTCTCGGCTGCGGTGCGGTGAGCAAGTTCGTGTATGCGGCGGACGGCGATAGCGGTGAGCCTGTCATTGAACGCTTCGCCAACCCGAAAGAGCCGAACGCCTACCTTCGGACTTATCGCGACGCTGTCCGCAAAAAAATCGAGCGGTTGGAGCGTCGATTTGTAAAGATTTTGTAA
- a CDS encoding 2,3,4,5-tetrahydropyridine-2,6-dicarboxylate N-acetyltransferase yields the protein MKKEVVFMEDLVQYIKSSVKKTPVKVYVKGRLAGVDFGPGVRAFVSGDVGVLFGEWKDVEPVLEAYRDRIDDFVVENDRRHSAIPLLDLKSLNARVEPGAIIRERVHIGDNAVIMMGAIINIGASIGDGTMIDMNATIGGRAQIGKMCHIGAGAVVAGVIEPPSAKPVVIEDNVLVGANAVILEGVRVGEGAVVAAGAVVTEDVPPRTVVAGVPARVIKTVDDRTRSKTEILKDLRVL from the coding sequence ATGAAGAAGGAGGTCGTTTTCATGGAAGATTTGGTTCAGTACATCAAGTCGAGCGTCAAGAAAACGCCGGTCAAGGTGTACGTGAAAGGCCGGCTGGCCGGCGTCGATTTCGGACCGGGCGTGCGTGCGTTCGTGTCCGGCGACGTCGGCGTGCTGTTCGGCGAGTGGAAAGACGTGGAGCCTGTACTTGAAGCCTATCGCGACCGGATCGACGATTTCGTGGTGGAAAACGACCGTCGCCATTCGGCGATTCCGCTGCTTGACCTCAAGAGTCTGAACGCGCGCGTCGAGCCGGGCGCGATTATCCGCGAGCGCGTACATATCGGCGACAACGCCGTCATCATGATGGGCGCGATCATCAACATCGGCGCGTCGATCGGCGACGGCACGATGATCGACATGAACGCGACGATCGGCGGCCGCGCACAGATCGGCAAGATGTGCCATATCGGCGCGGGCGCGGTGGTAGCGGGGGTGATCGAACCGCCGTCGGCGAAGCCGGTCGTCATCGAGGACAACGTCCTGGTCGGCGCGAATGCGGTCATTCTTGAAGGGGTGCGCGTCGGAGAAGGCGCGGTCGTGGCGGCCGGCGCGGTGGTGACCGAGGACGTGCCGCCGCGGACGGTGGTGGCCGGCGTGCCGGCGCGCGTGATCAAGACGGTCGACGACCGGACGAGGTCGAAGACCGAAATTTTGAAAGATTTGCGGGTGTTGTGA
- a CDS encoding D-tyrosyl-tRNA(Tyr) deacylase, whose translation MRAVVQRVKRAKVTVEGRTVGEIGAGLLVLLGITHCDDEKDARYMADKIAGLRVFEDDDGKMNLSVEDVGGSILSVSQFTLYGDCRKGRRPSFSEAARPEQAAPLYEAFNACLRQRGLHVETGVFGAMMDVELVNWGPVTLLVDSRVV comes from the coding sequence TTGCGGGCGGTCGTACAACGCGTCAAACGAGCGAAAGTGACGGTCGAGGGCCGGACGGTCGGCGAAATCGGCGCGGGGCTTCTCGTGTTGCTCGGCATAACCCACTGCGACGATGAAAAAGACGCGCGGTATATGGCCGACAAGATCGCTGGCCTGCGCGTGTTCGAGGACGACGACGGCAAAATGAATCTGTCGGTGGAAGACGTCGGCGGCTCGATTTTGTCGGTTTCCCAATTTACGCTGTACGGGGATTGCCGGAAAGGCAGGCGTCCGAGTTTTTCGGAAGCCGCCCGGCCGGAACAGGCGGCGCCGCTCTACGAGGCGTTCAACGCCTGTTTACGGCAGCGCGGGCTGCACGTGGAAACCGGCGTGTTCGGCGCGATGATGGACGTCGAACTGGTGAACTGGGGACCGGTGACGCTGTTGGTCGATAGCCGCGTCGTATAG